Genomic DNA from Theropithecus gelada isolate Dixy chromosome 1, Tgel_1.0, whole genome shotgun sequence:
aagagggaatagTTGCTGGAACAATGTTTTCCAGTAGAAATGGTCTCAGAGCCGGTATACAGTAGAGGCACTGGCCTTAACTAGCAGCACAGGATCAGTCATAGTAACATACTAAAAGTTGTAGTATGTGGGTCCTGACATTCAAAGTGCTGTAAGACTTCTGACACTATCTGTCTGGATTCgccacaagagaaaaaaaaagtactgcgAGAGTTAACCAACACATCCACATTTGTCCTTTTACTTATgaagtaggaaggaaggaagtcagcTGAGAGTGAGGATAAAGAAAGACGTTAGAGATCTGAGGAGAGAAAGATAagtataaaatagttttttaggACAACAGAAGAGAGGAGCTGTAAGGAAAATACAGTGTGATTCGCATGTAGTACTGAGGGTCTACATGTGTTAAGTGATCATCAATTTAAAGTTTGTCTACTGTGTGTTTTCTCCTTCCAACATCAGCTGGCTGCACAAGTACAGACATAAAGAACTACAGTCACATGTAATAAGGGTTGTTTTATCAAGggaatgtattaaaataatagataaagTAAAAAGAGGTGAGGTTAAAAGCAAGGTACAGTAATAATGACGTTTATGAAATGTGACTTacataagaagaaaagaggacATAAATGGTATGAGAAATGGTGAAAGTATGGTAGAATCAAGGGATTTAAGGTACACATGGGAGTGGAGCATTGTTGGAGTTGAAATAACATAGGAAATAAATACAGAAGAGTCTAAAAGATGGCACAGGGCAGGATGTTTGAAATTTTACTGTGGAGGGGTGCCACTCTTAACAATAATAAGGTAACAGGATGACTGTGGGACTGAGGGGACTGAAATTGTGTAGAGAGCAAGTTAGTTGAAGGAGACAGGGAACTAAGGCACTACGGATGAAGAAATAATCTATGTAAATACTATGATCATCAAAACCAAAGAATAGTGTTGGAGAGAGTTATCAATCAACCTGGTGTTAAAATATTTGGGAAGTGAGTCTTGTTAGTACCTGCGAGATTGATAGATGGCTACAACATAGAAGATAGTGGGTGATCTGGTCTATAATGACATTGCaaacagagactttttttttttttaatacatgagGAAAATGATCTGGAAGTGGCAACATGGAGTATGAAAGAAATATACCCTATCTCCAGAAAACATGTTCTGAGAGatttgaaagagaaaacagctACCATTTGAGAGGGATCTATAGACAAGTGCATCATTAGAGAAGAACAAAACGTCAGGGAACAAAGCTGAAGAGAATATTCACAGAAAAGTTTGAGATTAATGGTGATTTTGGTAATGATGAAGCCacttaaaatatcttttccttgAAGTGTAAAAGGCTTTAGtgaatttaaaaagatagaaatcatACAGAATATACTATCCaggaattaaatataaaatcaattacttaaaaatatctaGGTCGTCAAAACAAGGTCTTGGTGAGGTGCCGCCATTTCATCCGTCCTCGGTCTCTGCGCCTGTCGCAGAGCTTCCAGCAGCGCTATGTTGGGCCACAGCATCCGGAGGTTCACAACCTCTGTGGTCCGTAGGAGCCACTGTGAGGAGGGCCCTGGGAAGAATTTGCCATTTTCAGTGAAAAACAAGTGGGCGTTGCTAGTTAAGATGTGTTTGTACTTTGGATCTGCATTTGCTTCACCCTTCCTTATAGTAAGACACCAACTGCTTAAATCATAAGGATGTTTCAGTTCGTCCATTTAACAGATATGAGGAGCATTTTAAGAGATACAGCCTCTGGAAATGGATCAAACTCTAACTCATGGCATACTAGATATGTTTGTCAATAAACTTATGACATGAATGTTTAATGcctcttttttgaaacaggaaatgaaataCTTGGCCATTTGCCTACTTTATTAATTTGGGTAACATCCCAGTATTACTCCGTGATTTAGCTTATTTAATGGTGTTAAACTGAGGTTATATTAAATTTTTGATTCCCAGGTCAGGATTTTGTTGGTAATTTATacaacaaaagagaaatacaaataaaaaaaactaaacatttctaaatagttaaaaataaaccaacacctttataaataattagaagggaaattagaaaatatttcagcatTGAATAGAAATAAAAGCGAAAAGTATCAAAATTTGTGTGATGAAGATAAGCAGAGCTTGGGGGAAGTTTGTGACTTTGAatgcttatattaaaataaagaaaaatttcacaTCAATGATTTTAATTCTCAATATTGGAagctagcaaaagaaaaataaatcaaaataagtaGAATGAAGGTATTAAAGAAGATCATAAAgcaatgaaatagagaatagataagcaatagagaaaagtagcaaagacaaaaaatagatatattaacctttttttttctcttcaacaaACATCCCTAAGAAACTGACAGTAAGTTACTTTATGGGAGAGAATTTTTCAGTACGTATATCTCAGTacttttatatttagaataaacaaaa
This window encodes:
- the LOC112608233 gene encoding cytochrome c oxidase subunit 7C, mitochondrial-like; the encoded protein is MLGHSIRRFTTSVVRRSHCEEGPGKNLPFSVKNKWALLVKMCLYFGSAFASPFLIVRHQLLKS